tGGGTCCGTTTGGTAAAAtaagttattttttatttttcgacttataagttggtgacttatttgaaacCAAACATGCCCTTACAATTATTGTTTATGGGTACTGTTCACTCGAGGGCACTTTAAAAAAACAAGCATTAGGCCACTGTTTATCGACTCCGCGTCTCAAGGAGGGAAGAGCCATCGCCCAACACCTTAAACTCATAGCAGCAGCCGGAGCTTAGCCACTTTAATTATAGGGTCGTGCTATTCTTCACCCTCTCTCTATTTTGACATCATTGTACCGTATTTTTAAgtttcgtaaattttgtcttatttataTGTAAAaggagaacgtaagaaaatatatatttgccgtaaaaaatattttatgttacgtaaaattacgaacgtaaaaatatagtgtaaaacatacataaaatgtgttatttctggtcttataacctatttttttgttttcttatatcaaattttacgtagtgaatcaatataaatgtaactatttgtatttcaAACGTAATTTGTTTATGAAGCGATAGTGATACTATTTGTATTCCAAATGTAACTATTTGAAATCTCAATATATACAGTGATACTATTCATCACCtaaggtgcagaataagttattcttcacccgaggtaatcttacgatcatttcataattaaattacatttgGAATTTAAATAATTATATTCCTAttaattcactacgtaaaatttggcataagaaaataaatatataggtcataagacaagaaaatttacaaTTTATGTGtactttacactatgtttttagtctgtaattttacataacataatatattttttacgatgattatatattttcttacggtctctttttacgttggaaataagacaaaacttatgaaacgtaaaattacggtatattgatggtaaaatagagggggtgaaaAATAACTATATATGAACAAGAGATCAAACGTCTTGATTGCTTGGCTCCATATATTGAGATTTCTATCACATGCCAATTTTGAACTTGCTGGTCCGAAGAACGAGTTTCAACGAACTTGCTCCGTCTATATCTTGAGATCCCAGAGGAAGGTGTGACACCAACGGCGGAGCTAGTGTAGAGACGTTGGGTTCAAGTGAACCCAATTGTTTTTCTTCGCCACCTACATATAGGTATGTATTTGCTTGACTTGAACATATAGGTATGTATTTGCTTGACTTGAACCCAATAAAAAGTCTANNNNNNNNNNNNNNNNNNNNNNNNNNNNNNNNNNNNNNNNNNNNNNNNNNNNNNNNNNNNNNNNNNNNNNNNNNNNNNNNNNNNNNNNNNNNNNNNNNNNNNNNNNNNNNNNNNNNNNNNNNNNNNNNNNNNNNNNNNNNNNNNNNNNNNNNNNNNNNNNNNNNNNNNNNNNNNNNNNNNNNNNNNNNNNNNNNNNNNNNNNNNNNNNNNNNNNNNNNNNNNNNNNNNNNNNNNNNNNNNNNNNNNNNNNNNNNNNNNNNNNNNNNNNNNNNNNNNNNNNNNNNNNNNNNNNNNNNNNNNNNNNNNNNNNNNNNNNNNNNNNNNNNNNNNNNNNNNNNNNNNNNNNNNNNNNNNNNNNNNNNNNNNNNNNNNNNNNNNNNNNNNNNNNNNNNNNNNNNNNNNNNNNNNNNNNNNNNNNNNNNNNNNNNNNNNNNNNNNNNNNNNNNNNNNNNNNNNNTGGTCCCCAGCCTTGGATTAGATATCTTTTCGGCAAGCTTATATTGGAAATTTATAGCAAACTCTGCCACAACATACAATAGTTAATTTATACTCAAATCCTTAGCGAACCTATTAGCAAAATTTACTGGCTCTGCCCTTGCGTGACAGCCCCAGCGAAGGAAAATGATGAAATTGTTATTTTTTCACAAGCAACGAGCTCCACGTCGAAAAGCGAAGCGAGCCGCGTTAGCGTGCCACTCTTCGGATTTTTGGCAAGCAATAAGCACTTAAATAACACAATTCAAGTGTACCAGATTCTTTATCATTTCGAGGAGAGCTTTCCTATTCTAACTATTTCCCAGGATTGAGGAACTTTCTGGCGTAACATACCCGTAATGGGGCAATATGGCGAGTTCCCTTTTTCTTTCCAAATGAACTTATGCTTAGTCTAAAATTGGTAAATACCAAATAATCTTTTTTTCACCTAGTTGTCTCTATTTCGATTGTATTCTATGTCAATAGGTTCGTTTTTGCTTTGTCGATAACTATCTCGCCATTAGCGATGAATTGGATTTATTAGTAAGGGAATGAATGAAGCGGATCCTTGACAACGCTTTGCTTCGGACGCAGCTACTACTTCAACCACGCCCATCCGAAGCAAAATTCCATCAGCCAAGACCCTGCTGAAAGTGACTACTTCCTCGACATCTCCTTCTATTGGGTCTCCTTCGCCACAACTACTGTTTACATCGCTGAAGTCTACCCTGTCCTTGTCTACCACCGTGAATCTGACCAGGTTCAAGAACATGGAATGCAATGGGATCCAGGCGGCATTGGCTTGTCCCTGGACCAACGCATGGGCCTGGGAGGATGCAAGGGAGAGCATATCTTGTACTCCCAGGCATGGAGTACTCCGGCTGCACCAGCCACATCACAGCCGTTGGTTGGAATATGTAGGTACAGGATAGAGTGTGGACACCCCCATCCTGCGGAATTTGCAGAAACCCCCCTACATAAGTACAGAAAAACTGCAACAATCCCCTAATCTAGCTCCAGAAGTTGTGCTGCCCTGGGTTTGGAACATAAATAAAAGGCACATCCTGTGCCTCATTAGCTGATCGTTTCAGGCCGAGGAATTCAACTGATCCGACACACACGCATATACACACAACAACAGCAACGAACAATCGATCTAGTGGATCACGGCatggcagcttcttcttcttctacctctcgcTCCCCATTTCTGTATCCCGAGTTCGAGCTTGTAATCGATCCTTGctactcttttttttttgaaacggggtCCTTGCTACTTCAATTCGCTGAGATAATCGTAGATCGAGAGTGATGTATTGGGTTGCTGATGCACCTGTCATCTTGTCTTGGGTTGCTGATGCACCTTTCATCTTGTCCCCAAGGAAGCAGGAATGCTGGGGAATATGATGTAGACCAGTCTATCTTAAATCCTAAATGATATGTGACTATTTTGGTTCCTTGGCTCTGGGGCTACCAACACGCAGATAATACTGGAATGCAGTGCAATTACGAGGCACATAGAGGGTAACCGTCTCCAGCTGATAACATGCCCTGTTCTTTGGTGAACCCGAGTGTGCAGTGAAATCAGGTCGAATTGCGCTCAAAGCTATACCAAAGATGCAAGGCTACACATTAAATGTCATATACAAAATGGATGTCATAGGAGGATTCGAGGTTGCCATCTCAATATAATAATTACTTAAATCAAAAGGTACGATGCTAGATTTGTGTTGCTCAAAATTTGAACAAGATGTGGCGCTATGGATCAGTTACCAGCAAGACCATAAAGGACTTGCAAACTGAAACTGAACCTGCAGCTTGGACAGTCTGACCAATCGAACTTATGTGCAAGCAAAACTTGTAGTATAAAGTAAAATCAAACTGCTGAATCAACTACTGTGCAAGCTAAAATGGCATATACAGGAAAAATGTGCAAGCTGCTGAATCAAACATTTGTGCCGTGAAAGCTTTGCGACTGTAGGACCAAACTGGAATGTTAAACTAAGAGCAGAGTAAAAATATTTAGCAGCTGACCTCCAGTGTGAGAATGACAATGCTTAAAAACAGTGTGCCAGACGGAAATTTGTATTCGACGAAAAATGTTAGAATGTCAAAATCCAAACAGTAAAACAtgctaaaaagaaataaaagaaattgAAAGTCAAGTAATGAGAAAACTATGAACGAATTCGCTTTGCTCCTTTCTATGTGCAATAGTGGAATGGATGCATTAAAAGGAAAATAGCTAGAAAACTTTCCAAATTCTGTCACATCAAAACTTATGAAATGGACTGCAAGATAAACTCGCAGCAGTGCATTTCATTTTAGGCACCATGATGACCTACATTCCCTGACAGAAAGCACACAATGGCACAGGGTGCAAATTCACACATAAAAACTGCTGGAGGCAACTTAGTAAAGCGAACAGAAACTGGATAACATCCATACCCACTGTCCATAACCATAGCAGATCTTTACATAAAGTGCTAAGAAAGGGTGTCGCTGAAACTACACATGCAGGTTGATAAACTCACAAGGGGCTCAAAAATTGTCTGGAAATTGCATCCATGTGAATACAAACAACTGCACCACCCGATTAATAGTTCATTCAACTAATGGGCTAACGAAAACGTGTGCATATAATATTTCTCCAGCACCAAAGGCAACAGCTAGATGAACCTGCAACGCCTTTGCAAGTGCAAGTCTAACATTAACCGGCATTAAGATGATAGACCGTTAACAGGCACACACCTTTATCCCCAACTACCTGACATGTGCCTTACTCTCGCTCAATCTGAATGGTCACATGACTGATGTTGTACTCTGCCTTGATGTACCCAATGACCTTGTCAAGCATTTTATCAGCATCCGCATCCTGCGTGATCGTCACATGGCATGCCAAGAGCACCTTCCCCACTGTGATAGCCCAGATGTGCAGCTCATGGACAGCAATCACACCTTCCATCTTACGGAGACCACTCTCAAGCCTGGTGGCATCAATCTCGCGGGGCGTGCTCTCCATAAGGACCTCAAGTATGTTCCGGATCATCTTGATTGTGGTGAACAGTACAATCACAGAGAAGATGAGGGTGCATATGAGATCAATAATCTTCCATTCGGGCTTGTACCAGATGAGAGCCCCTCCAATCATTACGCCAATGCTCTGGATGGAGTCCCCAATTACGTGCAGATAGGCACTGTGAACATTGATATTGCGACGAGGCTTCTTAGCAGGCTTGGCTCCAGGCTGGGCACTCTCACAATCACCATCATGTTTAAGCAATGGTTGCTCAACATCCTGATGTTGTCCAGTGCTCGAATGAGAGTGATGATTAGTTGTAACGGTAATAGAAGTACCATGGCTGTGCTCATGGTGATGTACATGGCCCTGCTCATGATCTCCATGATGGGAATGGTCATCCTCTGAGTTACCATGATCGTGGTCATGTGAATGTCCATGGCTGTGCCCATGTCCACCGTGCCCATGGTCATGACCAAGCAACACTGCCATTATGATGTTAACAAACAAACCAAAAGCTGATACAGCAAACATGAGGGAGCCCTGTACCTCGCCGCTTTCATTAATGAGCCTCATAATAGCTTCGTAGACAAGTATGCCAGCAAGGAGCCATATAAGCTGAATGGAAACCAATGCCCCAAGAATCTCTATACGGAAAAATCCATATGACTGCTGAGGTGTCGCTTCCCAACCAGCTGCCCATAGGGAGAACAAAGATATGGCAAAGGCTGCAACATCCGAAAGGAGATGGGCAGCATCAGTCAAGATTGCAAGACTGTTTGCTTTGATGCCTCCAACCACTTCAACCGCCATGAATATAACACAAAGGATCACAGCAATTAGGAGCTTCTTCATGGATGCAGACCTCTCCTTTGAATCTTTCGAGGTGTTACTGGCATCAGAAAAGTCGCAAGCAGCACCTCTGCAAACTTTGTTCCCAGCTGCTCCAGAAGCGGATGAGATGTCCATGGTTACTTCAGGAACATGGAGCAGTGTAGAATTATGGCTGTCCATCTAAAAACAACAACTGAGTCAATACACAAGTACAATAATGATTCTAGATCTACTAATACAAGATGCtataataagaagaaaaaaaatcttGTGTGTAGTTCCTACTAAATAGTGCGAAAAATGAAGTGACCACATGTGAAAAAAATACTATCACAAGTAGAAGTGGAAGGTAAAACTTGTGAGAATATTCATAAAATAATAGTCAATAAAGATCACGATCCAAAGGGGATATTTGCAAACATGACAGTCATTAAGATCGAAATCCACAGAGGATAACATATCTACCATATTTTAGCATGCAGTTCATAAAAATGGTACGCCTGGACCACATCCTAATTGATAAATTGGATGTCATCAGCTATGAAAAGGTCAGCGAAGGCAAAGTCAATATTCAGTAGGTTTGCAAAACATGGCAGGAATCTGGAGCCTGCTAGCCAAACAACATATGCCTACGAACTAACAATAGCGATTTCAGATAAGACTATCTTTCCACCTTTATGTGAACAACACGGAGCAGAGTAACCCAAGTGGCCAAAGCTGAGCAGAAAGTGCATTAACCTAAGTTTACAATATGAAACAGAGACGCACAACTTAAACAAAAACACTGACGGTCTGGTCGCAGAAGAAAATCACTGTGCGGGCACTGCACTACTAATTGGTTCTCAGCAGTCCCTATCTTGCAGATTCGATCACACCTAAAAAACCCTGAACAAGAAGTATCACAAGTCACAACAGTAAACCGGCAAGACCACACAAACATCAGCAGTACTAATCTGCAAACAAGCATAAGAACACAGATATCTACCTCGGCCCCCAAACCACAGAAGAATCAAATTGACATCAACCAGATACCCGGCATTCAGTGGCAGAAAAAAAAGATGCCTCTTCTACCCGAATATTCACCAATCTGGCAGTAGACATAGCTAATTCAGAAACGGATATTATCCGGGTCACAAGATGCTGCGCGGAATGACGGAAAAAAGCGAACACAAATTGGAGTTTGGCACCACGGGAGGCTAGGCTAGTAGGGGCAGCTGCGATGGATAAGTACTTGACGCGAAGGAGGCCAACAAACAGAGCCGAAGTGATTGATTAATCCGCCACGGCACGCCGCTCGCTGCCAAGCGAGCACGTCCCCAACGAACTCGGCCTGTCGGCCACCACCTGCAGACCAATGGAATCGCGTCGCAAGGACCCGACGCAGAAACCAACAAGGAAAAATAACATGCGCGGCACGGGCCACGGAGACAGCGACCCGCGATCCAATTCCTCCCATCAGGATGCTAGATAGACTAGCAGTAGCACCCTTCGAATTTTCTTCCCGCAATCCCTGACCCGAACCGCCCCGATCCAACCCCGGCCGCGTCCACAATCACCGGTGACTGAAACCCACAGCAGAAACTGAAAACAAAAATCGCCGCAGAGACGCCACGGGGGAACCGAGGCGCGCAGGAGCCGCACGAGACGGGATGGAATCGGTAAATCCTCTCGCCATGGAGGGTCCATTGGTGGGAACGGGGCGGAGCGGAGCGGAGTAGAAAATCAATCCACGGGACAATCCTTAGTTCCGGCGGGGGCAATCAGAGAGGGGGAGAGGCTGGGGGAGGCTCTAACCTGGATGGGGATGGCCGGAGCCTCGGCAGGAGCagcggtgccgccgccgccgccgccgccagggagTTTGGGAGACGCGACGGGAGGGAGGCGGTTCGTGGGGACGGCGAAgtgtggagaggagaggaggcgtgAGTCGCGAGGGGATGCGACAGAAAAGGGGGCGAGCGGAAGGGTAGTCCGGTAGTTTTGTGCCGAAGAGGCGAAGAGGGATATCCCGCTCGATCCCTAGCTGGATTCTCCCTCACACGCACGGTTTACCGTGTCAATCAACACCCCAAAAAACAGCTTCGTGCAGTATTTTACTTGGCGGTTAAAAAAATTTGCAACGAAACGGGCATGTTTTCATTCAAAACAGTGTACGTGACACCGACGCACGTTATGGAGTTTGGCCGCATTAATTAAAACCAAAACTGATTTGGGCTGTAATCCAGTCAATGCTCGGGGAAAACTTGAAATTCGCCAACGCAGCAGCGGGGGAGAAAGGGCAGGTGGGGCTACTAGTAGTAGTGGAGGTTCAAAGAAAGCAGCGTcagagatgatgatgatggcgaatcGTGTGTGCGCATTTGGTTCGTCGGGCGACCAGAGCGGCGGGAGGAAGGAAGAGGATCTCGCACGGCTCCGCGCCGCCGGGGTCGGGAACCTTGCGCCCCAACCAACCCCTTTCTTGgcgcagccgcgccgccgccctacGACGTGGACGCGGGGAAAGGGgaggagggggtcgacggtcgacGGGAACGGGGTGGAAGGAGCGAGAACGTCCGCGACGACCGAAAAGAAGAAGGAAACGCACAGTACCATAAACGACGACGGAAAAATCTCTTGAACGGATGTCGGCATCTACGGAACTGGGGAAGGAGAAATGTTGGGTCGATGCTTGGAGCGGGAGATTGGTTGGTTTACCCGTATTTGATCTTGACGCCGGCGGCCGGCCGGCGAGCCCCACGAGCGcggagggcggcgggaggtggcGGGCGATCTTCACGCGCGGGCGTCGGCGGGGTTGAGGAGGCGGACTGGTAGGAGGAGGGATGGGTCGGGTGGACGGGTGCCGTGCGGATCTCGTTTTATAAGCCCAGCTGACACGAACGAAACAGGCAAGGGGTTTCTTTACGGCGTGCTGACACAAACCTGGCTAAAACCGCAAGGCAAGGTTCGGAAAGAAAAGTTCGAATAAAAAAAGTTTTAAAACGAAAAGGAGGCAACCCACGCCGCGCAGGGTGGAAATTGTCAGCAGCATCAGCTCTTTCCGGATTTGCGAGCCATGGATGTTTGACTTCAAATCCAGATTTCGTTTGAAATTCAATTTAAATTGTACATCCAACCTTGACTCTATCTGCTCTTCACACTACCCTTGGTGTCGTCGTGGATGTCACGCCATAACATTCCCTCTGATATGGTGGCCGTAAGCGTCGTTGCCTTTTTTTTTCCTTCCCTTTTTTGAGCAAAAATAGACGTTTTTGATTCTGGTTGTGGTTAACCTCTTCATCCCGACCATCTTAAACATGATACCTTGACTCCAAATGATCACATATGCTGCCAACTTTGACTCGCCACCACCAGGGACCTTTTTTTTTCTTCATCACCCTCCTCCATCTTAACCTTATACTTTAACTCCCTGCTGGGCCGGTCGTTTTACGCCCTTCGAGTCCGGTCTCAGGATGCGCTAATACCAAGATACTGATTTTCAAAGGTACCGCTGCCAAAGGTACCAATCCTAACAAATCTAGCTTTGCTATTTAAAATCATGCTTAGTTATTAAAGGAATTCCTCCTAACATCGGAAACTCTTTTTTTTTGGTGATCGGTCTTCCTCGTTCATTCCCTCGATTGGTTACTCCTCGGTGACCTTATTATTAGTTGTTTGCTTTTATCCGGGATCACCCTACGGGGTTCGGACATCTTACCCAACTATAACTAGAGTGTGATCACGTTGGGAGCTAATGCCAGTCCCATTTCCTAAAAACAAATATGAGGGGAAACAGTGACATTGATTTACTTTTAGAGGGAAAAGCCATGGAATTGATTACTCCCAACCATTTGTCATGCGCATTTCGCATCGTCGCCATCTTCAACTCACCAATGTCATAAATGAAGAAGAAGGGAAATAATATTTATGAGAAGATTTGATATTAGTGAATTGTGAGTCTCGCTTTTGTAGAGATGGTATACTACTCGCCACCCTATATAAGAATTTTGTCATGATGTATCTCATTTAAGAAACGTATTGACGCAATGTACTCCTTTCGTTCGAGGTTAAAGGGCCGGAGGGTCACCGAGCAGGATCCAAATGTGTAAGACCGAGTTGTGGTGCATGATTTCTTTCGTCCCCACTCGTTCTATGGGTGATTGGCTTTGTGCTACAGTTTGGCTTGCTAGCCTTTTAACCctgagggctcctttgattcaaaggaattgcataggatttttggaggatttaaacccttaggaatttttcctgtgatgctcgtttgattcgtaggattggcatccttaggaattttttcatatgatccatttgtactacattttggaggaaaatttccatccactcaaacctttttGTAAAATTCCTTTGTTTTTTCTATGCTATCAAACATTCTTTCAAATCCTGTAGGATACTATGGGACATGTCACCCCA
The sequence above is a segment of the Triticum dicoccoides isolate Atlit2015 ecotype Zavitan chromosome 1A, WEW_v2.0, whole genome shotgun sequence genome. Coding sequences within it:
- the LOC119363398 gene encoding metal tolerance protein 1-like is translated as MDSHNSTLLHVPEVTMDISSASGAAGNKVCRGAACDFSDASNTSKDSKERSASMKKLLIAVILCVIFMAVEVVGGIKANSLAILTDAAHLLSDVAAFAISLFSLWAAGWEATPQQSYGFFRIEILGALVSIQLIWLLAGILVYEAIMRLINESGEVQGSLMFAVSAFGLFVNIIMAVLLGHDHGHGGHGHSHGHSHDHDHGNSEDDHSHHGDHEQGHVHHHEHSHGTSITVTTNHHSHSSTGQHQDVEQPLLKHDGDCESAQPGAKPAKKPRRNINVHSAYLHVIGDSIQSIGVMIGGALIWYKPEWKIIDLICTLIFSVIVLFTTIKMIRNILEVLMESTPREIDATRLESGLRKMEGVIAVHELHIWAITVGKVLLACHVTITQDADADKMLDKVIGYIKAEYNISHVTIQIERE